A single window of Archangium gephyra DNA harbors:
- a CDS encoding PP2C family protein-serine/threonine phosphatase, whose amino-acid sequence MSLPLYIHGSSDVGRQRSQNEDSYRIGAQPDGSRLLVVCDGMGGHEAGEVASQVASDRLVEVLSASTPDNPPRALYEAFVAANQAVLEAVGTRGAPGMGTTGVLAWVMGSRCYVGWVGDSRLYQFREGGLIERTRDHTRVAQMIAHGILTAEEARNHPDSHVLVQALGGSPGVQKSFKPEVWTEPLELRSGDVVLLCSDGLYDFIEDHELYPLIEGRDYQDAVTRLIQTANERGGADNITVILLVAGQPEVPRAVKVPREARRETLPDGMPLLAPAPPVPAAPEEPAAPAPAPRRREPMAPVMPTPAAPAEAVSSGKAGRRVPLWWLLATGILTMGVGIALGLGAGHTPPEPSTPAPVQGTSSAVAVDGGTEQDAGVARSGPPEGMGTPHTPAPAPNGSPQVTESGGK is encoded by the coding sequence ATGAGCCTCCCGCTCTACATCCACGGGAGTTCCGACGTCGGGCGCCAGCGCTCGCAGAACGAGGACTCCTACCGCATCGGCGCCCAGCCGGACGGCTCCCGGCTGCTCGTCGTCTGTGACGGCATGGGCGGTCACGAGGCCGGTGAGGTGGCCAGCCAGGTCGCCAGCGATCGACTCGTCGAGGTGCTCTCCGCCAGCACGCCCGACAATCCGCCTCGCGCCCTCTACGAGGCGTTCGTCGCGGCCAACCAGGCGGTGCTCGAGGCCGTGGGCACCCGGGGCGCGCCGGGCATGGGCACCACGGGTGTCCTCGCCTGGGTGATGGGCTCGCGCTGCTACGTGGGCTGGGTGGGCGACAGCCGCCTCTACCAGTTCCGCGAGGGCGGGCTGATCGAGCGCACGCGGGACCACACGCGCGTGGCGCAGATGATCGCCCACGGCATCCTCACGGCCGAGGAAGCGCGGAACCACCCCGACTCGCACGTGCTCGTGCAGGCGCTGGGGGGCAGCCCGGGCGTGCAGAAGAGCTTCAAGCCCGAGGTGTGGACGGAGCCGCTGGAGCTGCGCTCGGGCGACGTGGTGCTGCTGTGCAGCGACGGGCTCTACGACTTCATCGAGGACCATGAGCTGTACCCGCTCATCGAGGGGCGGGACTACCAGGACGCGGTGACGCGGCTCATCCAGACGGCCAACGAGCGCGGGGGGGCCGACAACATCACGGTCATCCTGCTCGTGGCGGGACAGCCCGAGGTTCCGCGCGCGGTGAAGGTCCCCCGGGAGGCCCGGCGGGAGACGCTCCCGGACGGCATGCCGCTGCTCGCGCCCGCGCCCCCGGTACCGGCAGCGCCGGAGGAACCGGCCGCACCGGCTCCAGCGCCCCGGAGGCGCGAGCCCATGGCTCCAGTGATGCCAACGCCAGCGGCTCCTGCCGAGGCCGTGTCCTCGGGGAAGGCGGGCCGGCGTGTTCCCCTGTGGTGGCTGCTCGCGACGGGCATCCTGACCATGGGGGTGGGCATCGCCCTGGGGCTGGGAGCGGGCCACACGCCGCCGGAGCCGTCGACGCCAGCGCCCGTTCAGGGCACCTCCTCCGCGGTGGCGGTGGATGGTGGAACGGAGCAGGACGCGGGCGTGGCCCGGTCCGGACCTCCCGAGGGGATGGGAACGCCTCACACCCCGGCACCGGCCCCGAACGGGAGCCCCCAGGTCACGGAATCCGGAGGAAAGTGA
- a CDS encoding FHA domain-containing protein, with translation MHRTVTMLAVLLAALLVGAPAAAADNGLTVLVAPPASNGQMRLQVEVTDPTLQQELRSSGASPDRFRVAVDQAGAQVKAVARMADSPKERRYTVLAFDQSKSFSTYWPQAFELAEAYADELGARSRNHTVAVMTFGKSKSTHCEETTAAGLRTCLARVEARGTDQLVTRLKFYIQQAVREAARELPLQRGGSREVIVFTDAGEESAALKVKDLAREARERGVRIHVVVFSGQSAGKGIAQRLDEMSQLAEGSGGRYIQEGDVDARQAVTGLVGALEHLYWLDVAFCGVKPGQTSDRLSVEALVGQTPTAWSDPISFRQRAEGPVTAACPGTVVMGPSQAQSGTSARPGTSGSANPPGATPGTGSPTQPGTAAGSPGTATQPGGTPGTPGTATQPGGGPGAPGMAGSPGAPGADAASSGLPWWLIALLFALGLLLLIALIVLLARRRPEQTAAPVEKPSPPVAAQPAAPPPAAEPPPAQPEPSPAAPAVWKDPFATLPETRLVVSKGPPGLEPFYRVHKSTFTIGARQGEMDLTVNLPQLSGHHATVQLFKAGNVFVKDEHSTNGTFVDGRRLNPGERVQVLPGQIIRLSQHLELKLVQPGLQPAEPSAQVPIAAAPPTAPAAAAPSSEAPRTKARTIYAPARGDDE, from the coding sequence ATGCATCGCACCGTCACCATGCTCGCGGTTCTGCTCGCCGCGCTCCTCGTGGGCGCACCCGCGGCCGCCGCCGACAACGGGCTCACCGTGCTCGTGGCGCCTCCCGCGTCCAACGGGCAGATGCGGCTCCAGGTCGAGGTCACCGACCCCACGCTCCAGCAGGAGCTCCGGTCCTCGGGGGCCTCGCCGGATCGCTTCCGCGTCGCCGTGGATCAAGCCGGCGCGCAGGTGAAGGCCGTGGCCCGGATGGCCGACTCTCCCAAGGAGCGCCGCTACACCGTCCTGGCCTTTGATCAGTCCAAGTCGTTCTCCACGTACTGGCCCCAGGCCTTCGAGCTCGCGGAGGCGTATGCGGACGAGCTCGGCGCCCGGTCCCGCAACCACACCGTGGCGGTGATGACGTTCGGGAAGAGCAAGTCCACCCACTGCGAGGAGACCACCGCCGCCGGGCTCCGGACATGTCTGGCGCGGGTCGAGGCGCGGGGCACGGATCAGCTCGTCACCCGGCTCAAGTTCTACATCCAGCAGGCGGTGCGCGAGGCCGCGCGCGAGTTGCCGCTTCAGCGGGGGGGTTCTCGCGAGGTCATCGTCTTCACGGATGCGGGCGAGGAGTCGGCGGCGCTCAAGGTGAAGGACCTCGCCCGCGAGGCGCGTGAGCGGGGCGTGCGCATCCACGTGGTCGTCTTCAGTGGCCAGAGCGCGGGCAAGGGCATCGCGCAGCGGCTCGACGAGATGTCCCAGCTCGCCGAGGGCTCCGGCGGCCGTTACATCCAGGAGGGGGACGTCGATGCCCGGCAGGCCGTCACGGGGCTGGTGGGCGCGCTGGAGCACCTCTACTGGCTGGACGTGGCCTTCTGTGGCGTGAAGCCCGGGCAGACGTCGGACCGGCTCTCCGTCGAGGCGCTCGTGGGCCAGACCCCCACCGCCTGGAGCGACCCGATCTCCTTCCGGCAGAGGGCAGAGGGCCCCGTCACCGCCGCCTGTCCGGGCACGGTTGTCATGGGTCCCTCGCAGGCGCAGTCTGGCACCTCGGCCCGGCCCGGTACGTCCGGGTCCGCGAACCCGCCGGGAGCCACGCCGGGCACGGGTTCCCCGACGCAACCGGGCACGGCGGCTGGCAGCCCCGGGACGGCGACGCAGCCCGGTGGCACGCCGGGGACTCCCGGGACGGCGACGCAGCCGGGCGGAGGGCCGGGTGCTCCCGGGATGGCGGGGAGCCCGGGGGCTCCGGGTGCCGATGCGGCTTCGAGCGGGTTGCCCTGGTGGCTGATCGCGCTCCTCTTCGCGCTGGGGCTGCTGCTGCTGATCGCGCTCATCGTGCTGCTGGCGCGGCGCCGTCCGGAGCAGACCGCCGCTCCGGTGGAGAAGCCCTCACCCCCCGTGGCCGCGCAGCCGGCCGCTCCGCCTCCCGCCGCCGAGCCTCCTCCCGCGCAGCCCGAGCCCTCTCCGGCCGCTCCCGCGGTGTGGAAGGATCCCTTCGCCACGCTGCCGGAGACGCGGCTGGTAGTGAGCAAGGGGCCTCCCGGACTGGAGCCGTTCTACCGGGTGCACAAGTCCACGTTCACCATCGGGGCCCGGCAGGGCGAGATGGACCTCACCGTCAACCTGCCCCAGCTCAGCGGCCACCACGCGACGGTGCAGCTCTTCAAGGCGGGCAATGTCTTCGTGAAGGACGAGCACTCCACCAACGGCACCTTCGTGGACGGGCGCCGCCTGAATCCGGGCGAGCGCGTCCAGGTTCTGCCCGGTCAGATCATCCGCCTGTCGCAGCACCTCGAGCTCAAGCTGGTGCAGCCCGGGCTCCAGCCCGCCGAGCCTTCCGCGCAGGTTCCCATCGCCGCGGCACCGCCCACGGCGCCCGCCGCCGCCGCGCCGTCCTCCGAAGCCCCTCGGACGAAGGCGAGAACCATCTACGCACCCGCGAGGGGAGATGACGAATGA
- a CDS encoding FHA domain-containing protein gives MRCPSCQNENDAGAAYCDMCGMDLAPPRPAPGPVSAPAPLPPQPANPHQKRHTVFEPDPAAPPPPAHRGADFFANPPPPRPTFDPRDPFAAASIPPTRPAPPPPAPAAMPPPPPAPAPAAAPRPKARTIVDTGSESPAAAGLVRGALFEYRGPTDPGRVHPLRAGRNVLGRNADCDVMIDDGRVSGQHAFLFIRAEDASFIDVSSNGSIVNGAVVHGEQIVLQNQSVITLGGTTLVLVIVPEQLLSRRSQ, from the coding sequence ATGCGCTGTCCTTCCTGCCAGAACGAGAATGATGCCGGTGCCGCCTACTGCGATATGTGCGGCATGGATTTGGCGCCTCCCAGGCCCGCCCCGGGCCCCGTGAGCGCTCCCGCGCCGCTGCCGCCCCAGCCGGCCAATCCGCATCAGAAACGCCACACCGTCTTCGAGCCGGATCCGGCGGCGCCTCCTCCGCCCGCCCACCGGGGCGCGGACTTCTTCGCCAATCCGCCCCCGCCCCGGCCCACCTTCGACCCGCGCGATCCCTTCGCCGCCGCGTCCATTCCTCCCACGCGTCCGGCCCCTCCGCCTCCGGCTCCCGCCGCGATGCCGCCGCCTCCGCCTGCTCCCGCTCCGGCCGCCGCTCCGCGTCCCAAGGCCCGGACCATCGTGGACACGGGCAGCGAGAGCCCGGCCGCCGCGGGGCTCGTGCGTGGCGCCCTCTTCGAGTACCGCGGCCCCACCGATCCCGGACGCGTCCACCCGCTGCGCGCCGGGCGCAACGTGCTCGGCCGCAACGCCGACTGTGACGTGATGATCGACGACGGGCGCGTGAGTGGCCAGCACGCCTTCCTCTTCATCCGTGCCGAGGATGCCTCGTTCATCGACGTCTCCAGCAATGGCTCCATCGTCAATGGCGCCGTCGTCCACGGGGAGCAGATCGTCCTGCAGAACCAATCGGTGATCACCCTGGGCGGGACGACCCTCGTGCTCGTCATCGTCCCCGAGCAGCTGCTGTCCCGCCGCTCCCAGTGA